One window of Hydractinia symbiolongicarpus strain clone_291-10 chromosome 3, HSymV2.1, whole genome shotgun sequence genomic DNA carries:
- the LOC130636007 gene encoding homeobox protein DTH-1-like, translating to MASFMIDDILKKEDLPKDHGKNETTTNLNPKQLKLSFRPLHKYHCIPQVKNLPSDVTVNDETSKSEHFTIRRKRRVLFAREQTLELERVFQRHQYLTLQQRYHLSKRIKLSPTQVKIWFQNHRYKLKKYFKDNAIEAMPLGKMSGEKGTTCSPTEIYCRCKECALPCLPAPRKM from the exons ATGGCGTCTTTCATGATAGATGATATTTTGAAGAAGGAAGACTTACCAAAGGATCATGGGAAAAATGAAACTACAACCAATTTGAACCCAAAACAGTTAAAGCTCTCTTTTCGTCCTTTACATAAATACCACTGTATACCACAAGTGAAGAATTTACCGAGCGATGTAACAG TTAATGACGAAACCAGCAAAAGCGAACACTTCACAATCAGAAGAAAGCGTCGTGTGCTGTTTGCTCGAGAACAAACATTAGAGCTTGAAAGAGTTTTCCAACGTCACCAATATTTAACACTGCAACAGAGGTACCATTTATCAAAAAGAATCAAACTCTCTCCTACGCAG GTGAAGATATGGTTTCAAAATCATCGATATaaactaaagaaatattttaaagacaATGCAATCGAAGCCATGCCGCTTGGAAAAATGAGCGGTGAAAAGGGCACTACCTGCTCTCCAACGGAGATATATTGTCGTTGCAAAGAATGCGCTTTACCCTGCCTCCCAGCTCCTCGCAAAATGTAG
- the LOC130636008 gene encoding uncharacterized protein LOC130636008 has product MCPCISSNILTTLLWIVIVLRSVIGQHIAVNKTNIEATYNRNISITFFLTSTNPIKNIEFSWEEIIIATYQSSFEKVEPNYFKDRLSFSSEKSRNFKLHIRNTQYTDAGIFRFKVLFKIPDPHSATASTLMQVKGGPDICGKQLPLQISFRNTSSRIISTNVCGNPPPQIFWSMDGMKLQGTRKERDQSRKKFEYSVNLTGFDLCDKELSYKIVGALSENTLVGSIKLTDADNHLTCSKKASFLYYYIGGAATAVVILLFLVVCLVVLKRQRGNIRNTKKKNTAGSNNTRSSEEEKEEEENKGNVETSSAYEVSIEDLDRRGNYQSLILSDDTRPGYADLDVHNDPMCIVPLNRKRRGSAETLRITPRGIVKIRDQT; this is encoded by the exons ATGTGTCCCTGCATTTCCAGCAATATATTGACAACACTGCTATGGATTGTAATTGTTCTTCGTTCAG TGATTGGCCAACATATCGCTGtcaacaaaacaaatatcgaAGCAACGTACAATCGCAACATCTCAATTACCTTCTTCCTCACGAGTACTAATCCTatcaaaaatattgaattttctTGGGAAGAGATAATTATAGCCACATATCAATCGTCTTTTGAAAAAGTTGAACCAAATTATTTCAAAGACAGACTATCATTCTCTTCAGAAAAGTCTCGAAATTTTAAACTTCACATTAGGAATACTCAGTACACTGATGCTGGAATCTTCCGATTTAAAGTACTGTTTAAAATACCCGATCCTCATTCTGCTACTGCCAGTACTCTAATGCAGGTTAAAG GGGGTCCTGATATTTGTGGAAAACAATTGCCATTGCAGATATCTTTTCGTAATACTTCATCAAGAATAATTTCCACAAACGTATGTGGAAATCCTCCTCCGCAGATATTCTGGAGTATGGATGGCATGAAATTGCAAGGTACGAGGAAAGAAAGAGACCAAAGTAGGAAGAAGTTTGAATACTCGGTGAATTTAACTGGTTTCGACTTATGTGATAAAGAGTTATCTTACAAAATTGTTGGTGCACTCTCAGAGAACACGTTGGTAGGAAGTATAAAACTTACAG ATGCAGATAACCACTTGACATGCTCAAAGAAGG CATCATTTCTGTATTACTACATCGGTGGAGCAGCAACTGCTGTCGTAATCTTACTGTTTCTCGTAGTATGCTTAGTTGTATTGAAAAGGCAAAGGG GAAACATTagaaatacaaagaaaaa AAACACAGCTGGTTCAAATAAT ACGCGATCAAGTGAAGAAgaaaaggaagaagaagaaaataaaggTAATGTTGAAACATCTTCAGCATATGAAGTTTCAATAGAAGACCTCGATAGACGCGGAAATTACCAAAGCCTGATTTTATCCGACGATACCAGGCCAGGATATGCTGATTTGGACGTACATAATGACCCGATGTGTATCGTTCCTCTTAATAGAAAACGTCGCGGTTCTGCGGAAACATTACGGATCACACCACGTGGTATTGTTAAAATACGCGACCAAACGTAA
- the LOC130635442 gene encoding uncharacterized protein LOC130635442, with amino-acid sequence MSRMPNFNIEDVNRKYSITLDPNIINEFVDVPETTPEWKKDILRRKNNKILEDAIREAESRKDPYAGEPEWKKGLLRKRDETKAEMENRLAEEQRARDENLRRFTENPIWKQELLHRKASIQGKNK; translated from the exons ATGTCCAGGATGCCAAACTTTAATATTGAAGATGTTAATCGCAAATACAGTATTACTTTAG atCCCAACATTATCAATGAATTCGTTGACGTTCCAGAAACAACTCCTGAATGGAAAAAAGATATTTTGagaagaaaaaacaataaaattcta GAAGATGCGATTCGGGAAGCCGAATCAAGAAAAGATCCGTATGCTGGTGAACCAGAATGGAAAAAAGGTTTATTAAGAAAGAGAGATGAAACAAAAGCTGAAATGGAGAACCGTTTAGCAGAAGAACAACGTGCTAGAGATGAAAACCTGAGAAGATTTACCGAAAATCCAATCTGGAAGCAGGAACTACTTCACAGAAAAGCTTCGATCcagggaaaaaataaatga